In one window of Desulfonatronum thioautotrophicum DNA:
- the grpE gene encoding nucleotide exchange factor GrpE produces MSPKNTPHPETTHHSNHTVDVNINLHETLDGSEEAETPETIDAERLARLCEETVCPSCQLLAKVQDEKLRMAADTENLKKRLHREKEEFCKFATESVLEDLLPVLDNLDLALEHGGKTGTGRELLNGVEMTRKLFLDILSRHELEPLGQAGEDFDPNWHEALAQQPHPDLDPGKVCQVVQKGYRLKGRLLRPAKVLVSMECSV; encoded by the coding sequence ATGTCCCCAAAAAACACCCCTCATCCCGAGACTACACACCATTCGAACCATACCGTTGATGTCAACATCAATCTTCATGAAACCCTGGATGGGTCGGAGGAAGCGGAAACACCGGAAACCATCGATGCGGAGCGATTGGCCCGGCTCTGCGAAGAGACCGTCTGCCCCAGCTGCCAGCTACTGGCCAAAGTGCAGGATGAAAAATTGCGCATGGCCGCGGACACGGAAAACCTGAAAAAACGCCTCCACCGGGAAAAAGAGGAGTTTTGCAAATTCGCTACGGAATCCGTGCTGGAGGATTTGTTGCCGGTTTTGGACAACCTGGATTTGGCCCTGGAACACGGCGGCAAAACCGGAACGGGCAGGGAACTGCTCAATGGGGTCGAAATGACCCGCAAACTTTTCCTGGATATCCTCAGTCGGCATGAGTTGGAGCCGCTGGGCCAGGCTGGAGAGGATTTCGATCCCAACTGGCATGAAGCCCTGGCCCAACAGCCACATCCGGACCTGGATCCCGGAAAGGTCTGCCAGGTGGTGCAAAAAGGGTATCGCCTCAAAGGACGTCTGCTCCGTCCAGCCAAGGTGCTGGTGAGTATGGAATGCAGTGTGTAA